A window of the Lactuca sativa cultivar Salinas chromosome 5, Lsat_Salinas_v11, whole genome shotgun sequence genome harbors these coding sequences:
- the LOC111892567 gene encoding uncharacterized protein LOC111892567 encodes MPRRGSARLNPNQRSAPQQQPPEPNPPISTVELEEIKAQRIVAALSNVTRGGVRNEGHVGTSRTCTYKDFMNCRPKSFHGNEGFVNFTRWIEKTESVFQISFCPDDYKVRFAACTFANAKLTWWNSHVNTMGIDTENSMKWEELKMMLVEEYCPREEIHKLEQALWTLTMKGSEIKAYTARFNDLAVMCPALVSPEYKKIERCIWGLASQIKGMVIASKPTTYESTKRIAYQLTLTDIQGTIVVSKVESPKSRKNKRKFNGKNPRQSSEKRQEVATNYSATIAVPIQPKSSWCNQFNRHHPCDCFVCTKFKKKGHTASYCRSTTPTTVNQQTNTATSHS; translated from the coding sequence ATGCCTAGAAGGGGTAGTGCTCGGCTAAACCCTAACCAACGATCAGcaccacaacaacaaccaccagaACCAAACCCACCAATAAGTACAGTAGAACTTGAAGAAATCAAAGCTCAAAGAATTGTTGCGGCTCTATCTAATGTCACAAGAGGCGGAGTTAGAAATGAAGGCCATGTAGGGACCTCTAGaacatgtacctacaaagacTTTATGAATTGCAGACCAAAGAGCTTTCATGGAAATGAAGGGTTTGTTAATTTTACTAGGTGGATAGAAAAGACAGAGTCCGTCTTTCAAATAAGCTTCTGTCCAGACGACTATAAAGTACGATTTGCAGCCTGTACTTTCGCTAATGCAAAActtacatggtggaacagccatgtgaaTACAATGGGAATTGATACTGAAAATTCTATGAAATGGGAAGAGCTAAAGATGATGctagtagaggagtattgtcctaGGGAGGAAATACATAAGCTGGAACAAGCATTGTggaccctaaccatgaagggttcaGAGATAAAAGCTTATACCGCTAGATTTAATGATCTTGCAGTAATGTGTCCAGCACTTGTAAGCCCTGAATATAAGAAAATTGAACGATGTATCTGGGGTTTAGCATCACAAATTAAAGGCATGGTAATCGCATCAAAGCCTACAACCTATGAAAGCACCAAGAGAATAGCTTATCAGCTAACACTCACAGATATCCAAGGAACAATAGTGGTCTCAAAGGTTGAGTCTCCTAAATCTAGAAAAAACAAGCGTAAGTTTAATGGGAAGAATCCCAGACAATCATCTGAGAAAAGACAAGAAGTTGCAACCAATTATTCAGCCACGATCGCAGTACCCATACAACCAAAATCTTCATGGTGCAATCAGTTCAACCGTCATCATCCATGTGATTGTTTTGTCTGCACGAAGTTCAAGAAGAAGGGACATACTGCTAGTTACTGCAGGAGCACAACACCTACAACTGTCAATCAGCAAACAAATACTGCAACAAGCCATAGTTAA